The Xylophilus rhododendri region CCGGCCGGCGCCTACCGCATCACCGCCTGGCATCCCCAGCAGCGCGACCCCAATGCCTTAATGACGCAGAATACGGATGTCGCCGCCGGCACCGCCACCGCGCCGCCACTGAAGTTCACGCTGCCCACCGAAACCAACTGAGATCGTCTTGCCCACGCTGCGCATCCGGAGCCTTCGAACCCGCATCGCGCTGACTTTCTCCGCGCTGCTGCTGGTGGTGCAGCTGCTCGGCTTCTTCGCCGCGCGCGAAACCATCACGCACGCCGCCCGCCTGAACACCGAGACCGAGCTGCAGCAGGCCGAGAAGGTGTTCAACCAGATCATGCAGTCGCACCGCGACCAGCTCTCGCAGGCGGCGGCGGTGGTGGCGGCGGACTTCGGCTTCCGCGAGGCGGTGGCCACCCGCAACCAGGGCACCATCGTCTCGGCCCTGCGCAACACCGGCGACCGCATCAAGGCCGACCTGGTCATGCTGCTCGACCTCGATGCCCGCACCGTGGCCGACACCCGCATCAGCGACGAGGAAGGCGCCCTCTTTCCCTACCCCGACCTGATCGCCCAGGCACGCAGCAACGGCAGCGCCTCCAACATCATCCAGCTCGACGGCCGGCTCTACGAGCTGGTGGTGGTGCCGGTGAAGGCGCCGGTCACCATCGGCTGGGTGGCCATGGGCTTCGAGATCGACTCGCGTTTCATCGGCCTGCTCAACTCCACCATGGCGCTGGACGTGAGTTTCCTCGGCCAGGCCGTGGGCGGCGGCTGGGCGGTGCTGGCCAGTTCCCTGCCCGGCGGCACCGCGGCCAACCTGATCGCGCCGGCCAACGCCGGCCAGCTCGGCCGCGAAAAATCGATCCGCCTGACCCTGAACCAGGAGGAATACGGCGCCCGCACCGTGCTGCTGCACAGCGGCCCGAACGGGGTGGAGGCGGTGCTGCAGCGCTCCATCGCCGAGGCCGCCGCGCCCTTCCTGCGCATCCAGGCGGCTTTGCTGGTGCTCTCCCTGATCGGCTTGGTGGTGTCCATCGTGGTCAGCCTGCTCATCGCCCGCGGCGTGACCCGCCCGGTGGCCATGCTGACCGGCTTCGCCCGCAGCGTGGGCGAAGGCGGCAACCCGCCGCCGCTGGAGCTGGCGCGCGAGGACGAGATCGGCGCCCTGGCCCACACCTTCAACGACATGCGCGAGGCGCTCGACGAACGCGAGGCCCGCATCACCGGCCTGGCCTACCAGGACAGCCTCACCGGCCTGCCCAACCGCGCCCTGTTCCGCGAACGGGTGATGGAAGCGATCGCCCTGGCGCAGCGCGGCGAAGCGATGGTGGCGGTGATGGTGATGGACCTGGACCGCTTCAAGTACGTCAACGACACCCTGGGCCACACCATCGGCGACCAGCTGCTGGTGGAAGTGGGCCAGCGCCTGCATGCCGCCATGGGCCCGCAGTCGGCCACCGTGGCGCGCCTGGGCGGCGACGAATTCGCGGTGCTGCTGATCGACGGCAGCGAGGCCGAAGCCATGCGGGTGGCCCAGAGCCTGCTCACCCTGCTGGAGCGGCCGATGCTGCTCGAAGGCCAGGTGGTGGACGTCGGCGCCAGCATCGGCATCGTCTGCTGCCCCATGCACGGCGACGACGTCGACACCCTCATGCGCCGCGCCGACATCGCCATGTACGCCGCCAAGCGGTCCGGCTCCGGCTGCCTGCTCTACGACAGCCGGCACGACACCCAGACCCCCGAGCGGCTCTCGCTCATGGGCGAGCTGCGCCATGCGGTGGAGCACGACCACCTCACCGTCTTCTACCAACCCAAGATGGACCTGGCCACCGGCGAGGTCCGCCAGGTCGAGGCCCTGGTGCGCTGGGACCACGCCACCCGCGGCTTCATCGCGCCGGACCGCTTCATCCCCTTCGCCGAACAGACCGGCTACATCAAGGCGATCACCCGCTGGGTGGTGCGCCATGTCGTGGCCCAGACCGCCGACTGGCTGGAGCGCGGCATCGACCTGCAGACCTCGATCAACGTCTCCGCCCGCGACCTGCTGGACAACGAGCTGCCCGACTTCTTCCAGAACGTGCTCAAGGAATACCGGGTCGACCCGCGCCAGATCTGGATCGAGATCACCGAAAGCGCGGTGATGGAAGACCCGGCCCATGCACTCAGCACCCTGGAGAAGCTGCACAACCTGGGCTTTCGCCTGTCGATCGACGACTTCGGCACCGGCTACTCCTCGCTGGCCTACCTCAAACGCATGCCGGTCGACGAGATCAAGATCGACCGCTCCTTCGTCATGGGCATGGTGACCGAGCGCGACGACGAGGTGATCGTGCGCTCCACCATCGACCTGGGCCACAACATGGGCCTGAAGGTGGTCGCCGAAGGCGTGGAGACCCAGGAGATCCTGGACCGCCTGCGCGAATGCCGCTGCGACCTGGCCCAGGGCTGGCTGCTGTCGCGGCCCATGCCGGCGGCCAAGCTGGAAGACTGGCTACTGGCCTGGCGAGCGAAGAAGGCGACGGCCTGAGGCCCCGCCGGCCTGCGAGCCGGTCGAACGCAGATCGTGCTCCAGGATCGCCAGGCGCTGCTCCGGCGTGAGCGGATCCGGCCGAAGCCCCGTCGCATCGCGGAAATCGTCGATGCGCTCGATGCAGTCGGCCAGGTAGCCGCAGAAATCATCCACCGCATCGACCAGCGGCCGCGGCGCGGCGCCCCGCAGCGCGGCCTCCAGCCGCTGGCGCTGCAGCACGTTCCAGCCCAGCCGCAACAGCAGCGTGGCCAGCTCCGGCGGACTGCGGCCGAACACCTGCTCGGTGCTCCATGCCTCGGCACGGCACAGCGCCTGCGCGTAGTCGATATGCATCGCCGGCCGCAGCAGCATGAGTTCGGCCAGGCGCTGCCGGCAGGCGGCCAGCTTGTCCGGCGCCGGGCCCAGGGTCTTGCCGAACAGGGCCTGGAATTCGGTGACCGCGTCGGTATAGACCTTCTGGCGCACCGCCGCGCCATCGACCGGCTGCACGGCCACCGCAGCCGGCCTGGCAACGCTGGAGCGGGCAAAGGATTTACGCACCTGATCCCAGGCCTGCGCCACCCCGGCCTGCGCGCCGGCGCCGCCGCCGGGCCCCACCACCGTCACCTGCATGCCGGCGACCTGCGAGGGTGTCAGGCCCCGGCTCAGCAGGTCCTGCAGCGGATCGACGCAACAGCCGCGCAGGTCCGGCTGGAAGGCGTTCGAGACGCTGGTGGACGCATGTGGGTGCCAAGCGGGAAAGGTGGTGGACGATAGGGAAAGGTGCACGGCGGACCTCGAAAAAAACGCCCATGCTCGCCATTCCCCGGCCGCCGCGCCGTGCCTTGGCGAAGCCCGCGGGCGCTCAGGCGAACTCGCCCTCGGTCCCCGCGCCGAACAGGGACGGCGGGCGTTCTCCGTCGGGCTTGAGCAGGTAGAGCCGGTGCAGCACCAGCTCTATCGCCCGGTGCAGCTCGGCGGCGACCGTCCGGCATGTATCCAGCGGCGCCTGGCTGTCCAGGGCACGCGCCGCCAGTTCGTTCAGGGCCGTCTGGTAGAGATTGATCAAGGTCACCTCGATGGCGGCGGCCGGCGCGCCGAAGAAGTCCAGCGCGCTCCAGGTCGCCACGAATGCCCGGCTGCCGTTGGCGCATTGCGCCACGGCCTCGTCGATCGGCGCATCGAAAAGATAGTTGACCAGCAGTTCCTGCTTCATGGCCCTGCGCAGGACATCGGGCGTCAACTCGGCATGGGGCGGCTCCACATCCCAGGCACTGCGAAAGCGCTTCACGCAGTCTTGCCAGACCTGCAGGAACAGGGCGGCGCTTTCCGGGTCCGGCGGCGCCTGCCGCTGGCGGGGCGCCTCGGCCTCCAGCGGCGGCTGCACCGGGCTGGCGACGACACCGTGGGCGCGGCAGGCCTGCTCCCAGGCCTGCTGCACGTCGGGGGCGTCCTGCGC contains the following coding sequences:
- a CDS encoding bifunctional diguanylate cyclase/phosphodiesterase, with the translated sequence MPTLRIRSLRTRIALTFSALLLVVQLLGFFAARETITHAARLNTETELQQAEKVFNQIMQSHRDQLSQAAAVVAADFGFREAVATRNQGTIVSALRNTGDRIKADLVMLLDLDARTVADTRISDEEGALFPYPDLIAQARSNGSASNIIQLDGRLYELVVVPVKAPVTIGWVAMGFEIDSRFIGLLNSTMALDVSFLGQAVGGGWAVLASSLPGGTAANLIAPANAGQLGREKSIRLTLNQEEYGARTVLLHSGPNGVEAVLQRSIAEAAAPFLRIQAALLVLSLIGLVVSIVVSLLIARGVTRPVAMLTGFARSVGEGGNPPPLELAREDEIGALAHTFNDMREALDEREARITGLAYQDSLTGLPNRALFRERVMEAIALAQRGEAMVAVMVMDLDRFKYVNDTLGHTIGDQLLVEVGQRLHAAMGPQSATVARLGGDEFAVLLIDGSEAEAMRVAQSLLTLLERPMLLEGQVVDVGASIGIVCCPMHGDDVDTLMRRADIAMYAAKRSGSGCLLYDSRHDTQTPERLSLMGELRHAVEHDHLTVFYQPKMDLATGEVRQVEALVRWDHATRGFIAPDRFIPFAEQTGYIKAITRWVVRHVVAQTADWLERGIDLQTSINVSARDLLDNELPDFFQNVLKEYRVDPRQIWIEITESAVMEDPAHALSTLEKLHNLGFRLSIDDFGTGYSSLAYLKRMPVDEIKIDRSFVMGMVTERDDEVIVRSTIDLGHNMGLKVVAEGVETQEILDRLRECRCDLAQGWLLSRPMPAAKLEDWLLAWRAKKATA